From a region of the Hippopotamus amphibius kiboko isolate mHipAmp2 chromosome 3, mHipAmp2.hap2, whole genome shotgun sequence genome:
- the LOC130850366 gene encoding uncharacterized protein LOC130850366: protein MLFLEMKVYHLEKEPESRSQIGRKKDAGGEEQKRRSQVGRKQEKDAGGEERKLRSQVGRKQEKDAGGEERKRRSQVGRKQEKDAGGEERKRRSQVGRKQEEDAGGEERKRRSQVGRKQEEKDAGGEEQKHRSQVGRKQEKDAGGEERKCRSQVGRKQEEDAGGEE, encoded by the exons ATGCTATTCCTGGAAATGAAAGTATATCATTTAGAGAAAGAACCGGAAAGTAGGAGCCAGATAGGAAGGAAGAAGGATGCTGGAGGAGAGGAGCAGAAGCGCAGGAGCCAGGTAGGTAGGAAGCAGGAGAAAGATGCTGGAGGAGAGGAGCGGAAGCTCAGGAGCCAGGtaggaaggaagcaggagaaggATGCTGGGGGAGAGGAGCGGAAGCGCAGGAGCCAGGtaggaaggaagcaggagaaagaTGCTGGGGGAGAGGAGCGGAAGCGCAGGAGCCAGGtaggaaggaagcaggaggaggatgCTGGGGGAGAGGAGCGGAAGCGCAGGAGCCAGGtaggaaggaagcaggaggagaaggATGCTGGGGGAGAGGAGCAGAAACACAGGAGCCAG GtaggaaggaagcaggagaaggATGCTGGGGGAGAGGAGCGGAAGTGCAGGAGCCAGGtaggaaggaagcaggaggaggatgCTGGGGGAGAGGAGTGA